The following DNA comes from Rosa rugosa chromosome 5, drRosRugo1.1, whole genome shotgun sequence.
GCCACAAAAACAAGAGTAACATTCTACACATTTGCTCCCATCGGGCACGTTTCACACAGTTGGATtcatcatattctatataaAAGCATACTTCCACTTGTCCAGCACCACTTAATAAATCATGCCTTTTGTAGgcacaaaaataaattatttaaaaagaaaaagaaaaaaggtagAAGCAATCAATTAAGCAGTTTTGTTATTACAGAACCAAACCCAGAATCTATATCCAATTCCTGTGCATCTGTTCCAGAATGAAGTGATCAAAAGCTATAGTCTGATTTGAGCACCCTCTTGTTCAGAGGTTTGGATCCATCCATTAACCCCTTCAATCCTCCACCACTAGCTGCTTTATTACCTTCAACGGCGGCCCTGCCCGCTTGGAGTAGccgttcttcttcttcggtGTTCTTAAATGCTGGATGGTTCAGAACGCATTTCAGCAACTGGGTCCCTCTCAAAGCATTCGTCAATGGCAGATGACCCTCGGGTGTGTCGTTGTTGAGCTCCCAGATGAATTCGTTAGGGAAAGCTCTGTAGTTGTACTGGTCGACCTCGGTGTCGAGCTTCTTCATCCACCCGACTTTGATGAAGAAGTTGGTGAAGTCCTGGTTAACCTTTTCGAAGAATATCCTCTTCTGAACGGAGTAGCCGAACCTGTTGTTGCTGTGCTGTCTCCAGAGGTCGTCAATGGCTTTGAGGTCGGCTTCGGGGATGAACTGGACCTCGGAGAAAAAGACGTATCCTCGCTTTTGGGCTGCCTCGCCTGCGAGGACGATGAGGAGGCGGCGAGTCTCTTCGTCGGCTTCGCGGAAGTTTTGGGCGGAGAGGTGCTGCTGTAGGAGGTCGAAGGTGTTGGatttggaggaggaggaggaggaagaagaaggagtcGAAAATGAGGTGGTGGGCGAGACTGAGAACGTTTTGGTTGAAGAGATGACGAGAGAGTGAAGGTGGTgatgagaagagagaggggAGGAGGTTACGGTGGTGTGTGTGGGTTTAAGGAAAAGAGTGGTGGTGGAAGGAGGAATGTCATGAGTAGTAGAGTGGTGGTTGAGACCAAGAGAGTGGTGATTGTGGTATGTGGATTGGAAAGTGTTGGTGGCCATAGAAATTAATATAGATAGCTTAGAGAGAGGTGTGGTGATGATGATGTTCTGTGACTTAAGGGAGTAGCAGAGCTTAGAAGGAAGGGCATAAGGGGTTGGATGGGGGAGGATTATGGTGATATGGGCAGAGAGATATGCAGGTGTGTGGGTTGATATGTGACAGATAAGAAATGAGTGAAGAGGGACTTGAATAAGCTAATCAGGTATATTGGATTCTCCATTTTGATTGGCTCCCTCTGGGTGAGGCTAGATACTCCTGTATATATGATTATGTAAAATTCTGTGAATATTTATGAAATTCACTAGCAATGAATTTCATTCTTTCAGTTGCATGAATAGAAACAAACaactttgacaaaaaaaaaaataatagaaacaaACAACGGCAGTTTTTAAAAGGCCATTTTTTctatccttttccttttttttttttttttttttttaagccgtttatttttgtttataaattttaTTAACCCTAAATACCATTTTCATTATGACAAATGActactcaattttttttttttttgacaaaaaatgtCTTCTCAATTAGCACTTTAGCAATTAGTGTTGCTCCGAAAGAAAGAGTTTCAATCACTTCTCTAGAAAAGGTCCTAACTCAATCCTTTTTGTCCTCCTCTACGTTCTTAGATCTAGATTTGCTCCGGCTACATCTAAATCATGAGGTTGTGAGGGGAGGCGAGCACTGGTTCTAGCTCTCGTCCTAAAATCATCTTCTTTATCATATACAAAGATCAGAAACCCCCACCCTCATCTTCTATCTCTGACCCTCTTTCTCCCACTCTAGTCATTTGATCGATCTCTTGCCTTGAATGGTCCATAGTGAAATCTTTCATTTTCACCTCTAGCATGTTCCTCGATATAGAATTCTGATCAGAGCATTTTTATGCGACGTTTTTAGTGTTATTCTCTCTagattttacttagttattttcttaacaatatcatttctaacttagtttgtTGTAATGAGCATGGAACGCAGGAAATGAGCTACCAAGAGCTAGAAATGAAAGCAAGGAAGAAATGAGGCGCAAAAATGATAAAGGAATGGAGAAATGATGTTTTTCCAATCCTACTAGGAATATGAATCCCAGTTAAAATATGAatcctgagtcaactaggaGTCAAGATTGTGGAAATGATAGAAATGACAAATGACAGAATCCCGGTTAGATAAGGAAACCCATTCCT
Coding sequences within:
- the LOC133709500 gene encoding tetrapyrrole-binding protein, chloroplastic, translating into MATNTFQSTYHNHHSLGLNHHSTTHDIPPSTTTLFLKPTHTTVTSSPLSSHHHLHSLVISSTKTFSVSPTTSFSTPSSSSSSSSKSNTFDLLQQHLSAQNFREADEETRRLLIVLAGEAAQKRGYVFFSEVQFIPEADLKAIDDLWRQHSNNRFGYSVQKRIFFEKVNQDFTNFFIKVGWMKKLDTEVDQYNYRAFPNEFIWELNNDTPEGHLPLTNALRGTQLLKCVLNHPAFKNTEEEERLLQAGRAAVEGNKAASGGGLKGLMDGSKPLNKRVLKSDYSF